The following coding sequences lie in one Alicyclobacillus curvatus genomic window:
- a CDS encoding amidohydrolase family protein encodes MSDKVLIKDGCVLTMDDTLGNFETADILIEDGKIVAVQPNLEVTDAEVIDATGMIVLPGFVDTHRHVWEAVIRNAGADWSLQTYLGHLYFGGLGGKLRPEDVYIGNLLGALEALDAGITTVLDWSMINSPEHGDEMVRALLESGIRGVFAHGTPLLGAGDFWSRDSHLTHSHDAKRMKDKYFSSKDQLLTMGLAIRGPEFSSWEATLHDISLARELDAICTMHVGFGSWGFVDYSIEKMYKAGLLGPDMNLVHANSITDEACRMIAETGTSVSVTPEVEMMMGHGYPLTGRLLEQGGRPTIGIDVVTSTGGDMFAQMKFAIQADRQRVNAPVLARGDMPQTLNVSAAEVLKFATIDGARALGLESKVGSLTPGKQADIVMIRATDINLTPVNDPIGAVVLSAHTGNVDSVFVAGRAVKRGGRLLDVNMGRISTLAAKTRDYIFAEYGVPEGAWPQQYRAATTAQS; translated from the coding sequence CTGAGTGACAAGGTTCTAATTAAAGATGGCTGTGTGTTGACTATGGACGACACCTTGGGCAATTTCGAGACGGCAGATATTCTGATTGAGGACGGGAAGATAGTTGCTGTACAGCCAAACCTGGAAGTCACAGACGCCGAGGTCATCGACGCAACGGGTATGATTGTACTCCCCGGATTCGTCGATACACACCGCCACGTCTGGGAAGCGGTCATTCGCAATGCTGGCGCAGATTGGTCGTTGCAGACGTATCTCGGGCACCTGTACTTTGGCGGACTCGGCGGCAAACTGCGGCCAGAAGACGTGTATATCGGCAACCTGCTGGGTGCGTTGGAAGCGCTCGACGCTGGCATCACGACCGTACTTGACTGGTCAATGATAAATTCCCCGGAACACGGCGATGAAATGGTGCGCGCACTGCTCGAGTCCGGCATCCGCGGCGTCTTTGCGCATGGCACACCGCTTCTCGGTGCGGGGGACTTCTGGTCCCGTGACAGTCACCTCACGCACTCACATGACGCGAAGCGCATGAAAGACAAGTATTTTTCGTCCAAAGACCAACTGCTGACGATGGGGCTTGCCATTCGCGGTCCTGAGTTTTCTTCCTGGGAAGCGACGCTCCACGACATCAGCCTCGCTCGTGAACTCGACGCGATTTGCACGATGCATGTCGGCTTTGGTTCGTGGGGATTTGTCGACTATTCAATTGAGAAAATGTACAAAGCGGGTCTGCTCGGGCCGGACATGAACCTGGTGCACGCAAACTCCATCACCGACGAAGCATGCCGCATGATTGCAGAGACAGGCACCTCGGTGTCCGTGACGCCGGAAGTGGAAATGATGATGGGTCACGGCTATCCGCTGACCGGGCGGCTCCTCGAGCAAGGCGGTCGCCCGACCATTGGCATCGACGTCGTTACATCTACAGGCGGCGACATGTTTGCGCAGATGAAGTTTGCGATTCAAGCCGACAGACAGCGCGTGAACGCCCCTGTCCTGGCACGTGGGGATATGCCGCAGACGTTGAATGTAAGCGCCGCAGAGGTCCTGAAATTTGCTACGATTGACGGAGCGAGGGCGCTTGGGCTGGAGTCAAAGGTCGGATCGCTGACGCCTGGCAAACAAGCTGACATTGTCATGATTCGAGCGACGGACATCAACCTGACCCCCGTGAACGATCCGATTGGGGCCGTGGTCCTGTCCGCGCACACGGGTAACGTGGACTCGGTCTTTGTGGCAGGGCGCGCTGTGAAGCGTGGAGGCCGACTGCTCGACGTCAATATGGGCCGTATTAGCACACTCGCAGCGAAGACACGGGACTATATCTTTGCTGAGTACGGAGTGCCAGAAGGGGCTTGGCCGCAGCAATATCGGGCTGCAACGACTGCACAGAGCTGA
- a CDS encoding FadR family transcriptional regulator, producing the protein MQSRKLSGQLLHDLGSKIVSGAIESGQVLPSVETLSEMKGVSRTVTREALKALSALGLVESQPKVGTTVCAREEWQWWSRDVLQWSVDAEPNQDFLLQLIEVRRVIEPAAVALAAKNGTDEDFAVIQAAFDRLSESLDSDEEWAKADYEFHDSIIAASRNELMLSLIRVMRDALLYSRKTTIPILKETRKQSPKNALDEHRAVMDAVCSRDEQRAHEMMSKLLDSVTILLENRNDGGKTHGYSGQQVQ; encoded by the coding sequence ATGCAGTCGCGAAAGTTAAGTGGTCAACTGCTGCATGACCTTGGCAGCAAGATTGTCAGCGGTGCCATAGAGTCTGGTCAGGTTCTGCCAAGTGTTGAAACGCTCAGTGAGATGAAGGGTGTCAGCCGAACAGTCACGCGCGAAGCCTTGAAGGCACTTTCAGCCCTTGGTCTGGTGGAGTCTCAACCAAAAGTGGGCACTACCGTCTGTGCACGGGAAGAGTGGCAGTGGTGGAGCCGGGACGTTCTGCAGTGGTCTGTGGACGCGGAACCGAACCAGGACTTTTTACTCCAACTCATTGAGGTTCGTCGTGTCATCGAGCCCGCAGCGGTGGCGCTGGCGGCGAAAAACGGAACCGATGAAGACTTTGCAGTGATTCAGGCTGCGTTTGACCGACTTTCGGAGTCACTCGACAGCGATGAAGAATGGGCGAAAGCTGACTATGAGTTTCACGACAGTATCATCGCTGCCTCTCGCAATGAGTTGATGTTGAGTCTGATTCGGGTGATGCGCGATGCGCTCCTATACAGCCGCAAGACGACGATTCCAATCTTGAAAGAAACCCGCAAGCAATCACCGAAAAACGCACTCGATGAACATCGAGCTGTGATGGATGCTGTCTGCAGCCGGGATGAGCAGCGTGCACACGAAATGATGTCAAAGTTACTCGATAGCGTAACTATCCTGCTTGAGAATCGAAATGACGGGGGGAAGACACATGGGTATTCGGGTCAGCAGGTTCAGTAA
- a CDS encoding alpha/beta fold hydrolase translates to MAAGNLEFLFIHGAGGTRSKWREVQPGLTGVRAQYIDLPGHGANSGSPLEFIEAYAAALSDTIQDDTIVVGHSMGGLIGIELTLRNPHVKGLVLVASHYALPVHDKILSQLAAGSFPDSLFYASYKKGVDPQLLEQERAETALVPVETTFLDFQACNSYVHGREAISRLTVPILAVYGADDRLLPQTAKDDITQACHTALVTSVADAGHYVMLERPREVVSALLKFKSQVAGRFDGEDHG, encoded by the coding sequence GTGGCAGCAGGGAACCTGGAGTTTTTATTCATTCACGGCGCCGGGGGTACAAGGTCGAAATGGAGGGAAGTTCAGCCTGGGCTAACAGGTGTCCGCGCGCAGTACATCGATCTGCCGGGGCACGGCGCAAATAGCGGGTCCCCCCTTGAGTTTATTGAAGCCTACGCAGCAGCACTCTCCGACACCATTCAGGACGATACAATTGTGGTGGGGCATTCGATGGGTGGTTTGATTGGGATTGAGCTCACGCTGAGAAACCCGCACGTCAAAGGGCTAGTCTTGGTCGCCAGTCACTATGCGTTGCCCGTCCATGACAAAATCCTGTCGCAATTGGCAGCGGGTTCGTTTCCCGATTCCCTGTTCTACGCCTCCTACAAAAAGGGAGTGGACCCGCAGTTGCTTGAACAGGAGAGAGCGGAGACAGCTCTTGTTCCCGTGGAAACGACGTTTCTAGATTTTCAGGCATGCAACAGCTACGTCCACGGTCGCGAAGCCATTTCAAGGTTAACCGTCCCGATTCTCGCAGTCTACGGAGCAGACGACCGTTTACTCCCTCAAACCGCAAAAGACGATATCACGCAAGCGTGCCACACTGCCCTCGTGACGTCGGTAGCGGATGCTGGACATTACGTCATGCTTGAGCGCCCGCGGGAAGTGGTGAGCGCACTGCTCAAGTTTAAAAGCCAGGTGGCGGGACGCTTCGACGGCGAAGACCACGGTTGA
- a CDS encoding glutamate decarboxylase, producing the protein MTTLYSAHSDDQYRHSGDFVPLDARLTIPKYNIPQDEHDPAKVYRFVADELMLDGRARQNLATFCTTFEDTKIRSLMDLSISKNMIDKDEYPHTAEIELRCVRMLAELWHAPQWQGAIGTSTTGSSEAAMLAGLAFKWNWRKQRIVRGQRVDKPNLVTGPVQVCWHKFARYFDVELRELPMEDGSYTLPPLQLAHYCDENTIGVVATLGLTFTGHYDPVEAISSALDDLQSKTGWDIPIHVDAASGGFVAPFLNPEVKWDFLLSRVKSINASGHKYGLAPIGVGWAVWRESSQLPEELIFNVNYLGGNMPTFALNFSRPGGQVIAQYYNLLRFGREGYTTIMSDLQDIAVFIADKLAQLGIFRLIHRGDEGIPVVTWTLSDAVVLPFSLYDLTHELQTHGWQVPAYSLPRNLENIVVARVVVRYGFTIDMAEAFIADVKGALEYFGKHAPNHPLDAEECHSFNHL; encoded by the coding sequence TTGACGACGTTGTACAGTGCCCATTCCGATGACCAGTACCGACACTCAGGCGACTTTGTTCCCCTTGATGCGCGCCTCACGATTCCCAAGTACAATATCCCCCAAGACGAGCATGACCCAGCCAAGGTGTACAGGTTTGTAGCCGACGAACTGATGCTTGACGGCAGAGCCCGTCAAAACTTGGCCACGTTTTGCACCACCTTTGAAGACACAAAAATTCGCAGCCTAATGGACCTTAGCATCAGCAAAAACATGATTGATAAAGACGAATATCCCCACACCGCGGAAATTGAATTGCGCTGCGTACGGATGTTGGCTGAGCTTTGGCATGCGCCGCAATGGCAAGGCGCGATTGGAACGTCGACCACAGGCTCGAGCGAAGCTGCAATGCTTGCTGGGCTCGCATTCAAATGGAACTGGCGAAAACAGCGGATCGTGCGGGGACAGAGAGTGGACAAACCCAATCTCGTGACCGGCCCCGTTCAAGTCTGCTGGCACAAATTTGCCCGCTATTTTGATGTAGAACTGCGAGAACTCCCGATGGAAGATGGAAGCTACACGCTGCCCCCTCTGCAACTGGCTCACTACTGCGATGAAAACACCATTGGCGTTGTCGCCACACTTGGGTTGACATTTACAGGTCACTACGATCCGGTTGAGGCCATAAGTTCCGCCTTGGATGACCTGCAATCAAAGACAGGTTGGGACATTCCCATTCATGTAGATGCCGCAAGTGGAGGATTTGTTGCCCCTTTTCTGAATCCGGAAGTAAAGTGGGATTTTCTTCTATCGCGCGTGAAGTCCATCAACGCGTCCGGTCATAAGTACGGTCTTGCGCCGATTGGCGTCGGCTGGGCCGTGTGGAGGGAATCCAGCCAACTGCCGGAAGAGCTTATCTTCAATGTCAACTACCTTGGCGGCAACATGCCGACTTTTGCGCTCAACTTTTCCAGACCCGGCGGCCAAGTGATTGCGCAGTACTATAACCTCCTTCGTTTCGGACGCGAAGGGTACACCACCATCATGTCTGACTTGCAAGATATCGCTGTTTTTATCGCCGACAAACTTGCGCAGTTGGGGATATTTCGACTCATTCACCGTGGAGACGAAGGCATCCCAGTCGTCACATGGACGCTCAGTGACGCGGTTGTCTTGCCTTTTAGCCTCTACGACCTTACACACGAGTTGCAGACACATGGTTGGCAGGTTCCCGCGTATTCCTTACCGAGAAACCTGGAGAACATCGTCGTCGCAAGAGTTGTCGTGCGCTACGGCTTCACAATCGACATGGCAGAAGCTTTCATCGCGGACGTGAAGGGTGCACTCGAGTACTTTGGAAAACACGCTCCCAATCACCCGCTTGACGCAGAGGAATGCCACAGTTTCAACCACTTGTAA
- a CDS encoding fumarylacetoacetate hydrolase family protein, whose protein sequence is MGIRVSRFSNDGKVAWGVVLSESELQPIAGEFESLAALLTDGLDAVHTAATADHGTVSARDVTYLSPVTKPARIICQGANYANHRSEAGMLPERPPFNLIFHKSDTSLTGPTDDVVRPANVRLLDYEVEVGLVIGKSIPAQTEVTSANFVEYVAGMFIADDVSARDVQLLEGQWYKGKSYRTFCPAGPYLYLFDADEAGLIHDLELRLSVNGEVRQVANTSQLLFKPEETLTELSEIFDLMPGDVILTGTPGGVALKLSQDEAALLNNPVVSFADKQATLMESQSRIDAYLRDGDEIVCTVKSKDGRVDLGTQKNRVVSAG, encoded by the coding sequence ATGGGTATTCGGGTCAGCAGGTTCAGTAATGATGGCAAAGTGGCATGGGGTGTTGTTCTGAGTGAATCAGAATTACAGCCCATCGCAGGTGAGTTCGAGTCACTCGCAGCGCTCTTAACAGACGGGTTGGATGCAGTACATACAGCGGCGACTGCAGACCACGGGACGGTCTCGGCCCGTGATGTGACCTACCTCAGTCCTGTGACGAAACCTGCAAGAATCATCTGTCAGGGCGCCAACTATGCAAATCACCGCTCTGAAGCAGGTATGCTGCCGGAGAGGCCGCCTTTCAATCTTATCTTCCACAAATCGGACACGTCGCTGACGGGGCCAACTGATGATGTGGTTCGACCAGCAAATGTGCGGTTGCTCGATTATGAGGTTGAAGTTGGTCTTGTTATCGGCAAATCTATCCCAGCGCAGACGGAGGTTACGAGTGCCAACTTTGTCGAATATGTCGCAGGGATGTTCATCGCTGACGATGTTTCTGCGCGCGACGTCCAACTCCTTGAGGGACAGTGGTATAAGGGGAAGAGCTACCGGACGTTTTGTCCCGCTGGCCCGTACCTGTATTTGTTTGACGCAGACGAGGCGGGGCTCATTCACGACCTCGAGTTGCGGCTTTCTGTGAACGGCGAAGTCCGTCAAGTTGCGAACACCAGTCAGCTTTTGTTCAAGCCGGAAGAGACACTCACCGAGTTGTCGGAGATTTTTGACTTGATGCCGGGAGACGTCATTCTCACTGGAACGCCAGGCGGGGTAGCACTGAAACTGTCACAGGATGAAGCGGCACTGCTGAATAACCCAGTTGTCTCGTTCGCCGACAAACAGGCAACCTTGATGGAAAGTCAGTCACGCATCGATGCGTACCTACGCGACGGCGACGAAATTGTGTGCACTGTCAAGTCGAAGGACGGGCGTGTTGATTTAGGCACGCAGAAGAACAGGGTTGTGAGCGCGGGCTAA
- a CDS encoding NAD(P)H-dependent oxidoreductase — MKLVGFVGSVRRNSYNAMLLNFIGKQYEKAFKLDVADISVLPYFNQDEENDPPAAVKTFKQTVLEADGLIIATPEYNWSVPGILKNALDWLSRGEHVTIGKPVLIVGASTGMIGTLRAQLHLRQILSSPGLDCRVLPPGGNEVLVTFAANKFDDGGQLTDGPTVVFLNTVVQKFIDFV, encoded by the coding sequence ATGAAGCTTGTGGGATTTGTAGGCAGCGTCCGCAGGAATTCTTACAACGCGATGCTGCTCAATTTTATTGGGAAACAATACGAGAAGGCATTCAAGCTCGATGTTGCGGATATCTCTGTGCTGCCCTATTTCAACCAAGACGAAGAAAACGACCCACCGGCAGCCGTCAAAACGTTTAAACAAACGGTGCTTGAAGCCGACGGACTCATCATTGCGACACCGGAATACAACTGGTCTGTTCCCGGCATTTTGAAAAACGCCCTTGATTGGTTGTCAAGAGGCGAACACGTCACCATCGGAAAACCGGTCCTGATTGTCGGAGCTTCTACAGGCATGATTGGGACACTCAGGGCTCAGCTCCATCTCCGGCAAATCCTCAGCAGCCCAGGTCTCGACTGCAGAGTCCTTCCTCCTGGGGGAAATGAAGTCCTCGTGACGTTTGCCGCAAACAAGTTTGACGACGGCGGACAACTCACCGATGGACCGACTGTTGTGTTCCTCAACACGGTCGTACAAAAGTTCATCGACTTCGTTTGA
- a CDS encoding DUF559 domain-containing protein, with translation MQNSAHAFWKPAYPWGSTESKQLTPSGHTVRNKQVQLWRCDNGHQWFAPLESLKRRFACPKCTPANTSQAEQFLFRHVKQVFDSTQNRADLFFRGKHIEVDIFVPDIKFAIEYDGYHHSSRAKKDEEQNYLLTKLGIQLLRVRVVGLPQFQHPSATVITHDVHDEHSLSSCLFSIRDYVKSRFPLSADQENAIAGWSLDVATSSRTL, from the coding sequence ATGCAAAATTCCGCACACGCCTTCTGGAAACCTGCTTATCCATGGGGGTCAACTGAATCGAAACAGCTCACGCCTAGCGGACATACGGTTCGGAACAAGCAAGTCCAGCTATGGAGATGCGACAACGGACATCAATGGTTCGCACCACTCGAGTCCCTCAAACGGCGTTTTGCATGTCCGAAATGTACGCCCGCGAACACCTCACAAGCGGAACAGTTCCTGTTTCGCCATGTGAAGCAGGTGTTTGACTCCACACAGAATCGGGCCGATTTATTCTTCAGAGGAAAACACATCGAAGTCGACATCTTTGTACCGGACATTAAATTTGCCATTGAGTATGACGGGTATCACCATTCGTCCCGCGCCAAGAAGGATGAGGAACAGAACTACCTGCTGACAAAACTAGGCATCCAGCTGCTACGAGTTCGAGTGGTCGGATTGCCCCAGTTCCAGCACCCATCAGCAACCGTCATCACCCACGACGTTCACGACGAACACAGCTTATCGAGCTGTTTGTTTTCGATTCGTGATTACGTCAAGAGTCGGTTTCCACTCAGCGCTGACCAAGAAAATGCCATCGCGGGCTGGAGCCTCGATGTGGCAACAAGTAGCCGTACCCTGTAA
- a CDS encoding alpha-hydroxy-acid oxidizing protein: MTTHGLDAQMKIYSNMLLGQGYDVPLSAEEWRDKARANLADGPWWYVEGSAGAEATMDENRQAFSRYKLCPRMLRNVADRDLRVTLFGKNYPMPFLLAPVGVQSIIHPDGERASARAAAKSGIGYVLSTVSSVPMEEIAAVMGDAPRWFQLYPGKDPEIVSSMVQRAETAGYGALVVTVDTTMLGWRMHDLKNAYLPFMLGEGIANFLTDGAFTSRLAASPAENQMAAIQEFLNVYVNPAFTWEDLENVRKQTKLPLLVKGITHPEDAKMALRMGADGLVVSNHGGRQVDGAIAALDALQKIREVVGPNVTVLMDSGIRTAADILKAKALGADAVLIGRPYVYALAAAGQEGVEQWLFHMMAELDLQMALAGYASIREVDSTAVTAYPLR; the protein is encoded by the coding sequence ATGACAACGCATGGCTTGGACGCTCAGATGAAAATTTACAGTAACATGCTGCTTGGACAGGGGTATGATGTTCCACTCTCCGCGGAAGAGTGGCGAGACAAGGCTCGCGCGAATTTGGCCGATGGGCCCTGGTGGTACGTGGAGGGCAGTGCAGGTGCTGAAGCGACGATGGATGAGAACCGTCAGGCATTCAGCCGCTACAAACTCTGCCCAAGGATGCTCCGGAACGTCGCCGACCGTGACTTGCGGGTGACCCTGTTTGGGAAGAACTATCCAATGCCGTTTTTGTTGGCACCAGTTGGCGTTCAGTCCATTATCCATCCAGACGGGGAAAGGGCATCAGCGAGAGCGGCAGCAAAGAGCGGTATCGGCTATGTCCTCAGCACTGTTTCGTCCGTACCTATGGAGGAGATAGCGGCGGTCATGGGTGACGCACCGCGGTGGTTTCAGCTCTACCCCGGAAAAGATCCAGAGATTGTTTCAAGCATGGTCCAGCGTGCGGAAACGGCAGGCTACGGCGCGCTTGTGGTCACGGTCGACACAACCATGCTCGGGTGGCGGATGCACGACTTAAAGAACGCATATCTGCCTTTTATGCTGGGAGAGGGGATTGCCAACTTCTTGACCGATGGCGCATTTACATCGCGCCTTGCAGCTTCACCCGCGGAGAACCAGATGGCGGCAATTCAAGAGTTTTTAAATGTCTACGTCAACCCCGCATTTACTTGGGAGGACTTAGAGAACGTTCGGAAGCAGACAAAGTTGCCGCTACTCGTAAAAGGTATTACGCACCCGGAGGATGCAAAGATGGCCCTCAGGATGGGGGCAGATGGGCTCGTTGTCTCGAATCACGGTGGACGTCAGGTGGACGGTGCCATCGCCGCGCTCGACGCACTGCAAAAGATACGAGAGGTTGTAGGTCCGAATGTCACAGTGCTGATGGACAGCGGGATTCGCACTGCTGCTGACATCCTGAAAGCAAAGGCACTTGGTGCGGATGCCGTGCTAATCGGCCGACCTTACGTCTACGCCCTCGCTGCCGCTGGTCAGGAAGGCGTGGAACAGTGGCTGTTTCACATGATGGCGGAACTTGACTTACAAATGGCCTTGGCCGGTTATGCGAGCATCCGTGAGGTCGATAGCACTGCCGTCACCGCTTATCCGCTTCGCTAG
- a CDS encoding VOC family protein: MVQVFRLGYVHFGTQDMTRMLKYYQDVMGLSVVEQNESHAYVSTSIDHHNIILSKSDESGLIGFGLQLMPHISCAEAAQELSQSGIEATLKTSAVAGIREVVEFVDLDGYVVHLFSAMEVAAPGFQATGIRPNKVGHLSLRVKDAKKSVEYYKQFGFFNTDWIEDFFGFMTCNRDHHVLNFATSDVKAMHHLALELRDYSHLVSAMDQLSKNEIPVLWGPSRHGAGHNIATYHRDPDGNMIELFTDADIFVPELGIFEPRPWHENFPQRPRVWGTDECITRWGTSFEQSLV, translated from the coding sequence ATGGTTCAAGTTTTTCGGTTGGGTTATGTCCATTTTGGAACCCAGGACATGACGAGGATGCTGAAGTACTACCAGGATGTCATGGGCCTTTCCGTTGTCGAACAAAATGAGTCGCACGCTTATGTAAGCACTTCCATTGACCATCACAACATCATCCTATCGAAGTCTGATGAAAGCGGTTTAATTGGCTTTGGTCTGCAACTCATGCCGCATATCTCTTGTGCAGAAGCTGCACAGGAGCTGAGCCAAAGCGGGATTGAGGCGACGCTGAAGACAAGCGCAGTCGCGGGTATCAGGGAGGTCGTCGAGTTTGTCGATCTCGATGGCTACGTTGTTCACCTCTTCTCGGCCATGGAGGTTGCAGCACCGGGATTCCAGGCAACCGGAATTCGTCCGAACAAGGTGGGCCATCTCTCACTGCGCGTCAAGGACGCAAAGAAGAGTGTCGAGTATTACAAGCAGTTCGGCTTTTTCAACACCGACTGGATTGAGGACTTCTTTGGTTTCATGACCTGCAATCGAGATCACCACGTGCTTAATTTTGCCACCTCCGATGTCAAGGCGATGCACCACTTGGCCCTCGAACTGCGGGATTACAGCCACTTGGTGAGCGCGATGGACCAGCTTAGCAAAAACGAGATCCCAGTCCTGTGGGGACCGTCACGCCATGGGGCTGGGCACAACATTGCGACCTATCATCGTGATCCCGATGGGAACATGATTGAGCTGTTCACAGACGCCGACATTTTTGTCCCTGAACTTGGTATTTTCGAACCACGGCCATGGCATGAAAACTTTCCGCAACGGCCGCGGGTGTGGGGTACGGATGAGTGCATAACGCGCTGGGGAACATCGTTCGAACAGTCGCTGGTATAG
- a CDS encoding class I SAM-dependent methyltransferase, with the protein MSIDYTNINSSIIDRWVDENWEWGRPISHETYVKVSKGEWNVLLTPTKPVPKEWFPNFTGCKILGLASGGGQQMPVFTALGAECTVMDYSQRQLDSELMVASREGYSIQIVKADMTKQFPFENDSFDMIFHPVSNCYIESVFHVWNECYRVLKKGGLLIAGMDNGINYIFDEEETTLKNPLPFNPLRDSKLYQECMNNDVGIQFSHTLEEQIGGQLKAGFILTDLYEDINGSGRLHEHNVPTFIATRALKR; encoded by the coding sequence ATGAGTATCGATTATACAAATATTAACTCGTCCATCATTGATAGATGGGTAGATGAAAACTGGGAATGGGGGAGACCGATTTCCCACGAGACTTATGTGAAGGTGAGCAAAGGTGAGTGGAACGTCTTACTCACCCCGACAAAACCAGTTCCGAAAGAGTGGTTTCCAAATTTCACAGGTTGCAAAATTCTGGGGCTTGCTTCAGGTGGCGGACAACAAATGCCTGTATTTACGGCATTAGGTGCAGAGTGTACAGTTATGGACTACTCACAAAGGCAGTTAGACAGTGAGTTAATGGTCGCTTCACGTGAAGGATATTCAATTCAAATCGTTAAAGCTGATATGACAAAACAATTCCCGTTTGAAAATGATTCATTTGACATGATATTTCATCCCGTTTCCAATTGTTATATTGAGAGTGTTTTCCATGTTTGGAATGAGTGTTACAGAGTTTTAAAAAAGGGCGGTCTACTCATTGCAGGTATGGATAATGGCATAAACTATATATTTGATGAGGAAGAAACCACCCTAAAAAATCCACTGCCCTTTAATCCATTACGAGATAGCAAACTTTATCAAGAGTGTATGAATAACGATGTTGGAATTCAATTTTCACATACTCTAGAAGAACAGATTGGTGGACAACTAAAAGCGGGATTTATTTTAACTGACCTATACGAAGATATAAATGGTAGCGGCAGATTACACGAGCATAATGTCCCAACGTTTATCGCCACTAGAGCACTGAAACGTTGA
- a CDS encoding GNAT family N-acetyltransferase — MNLVTKRLILREFQLDDFDSVHKYASDPEVCRYSDWGPNTSEDTRKFMKDVVIEQSRNPRNQFTLAIILKDSSEVIGACSLTRIEPYQGEIGYSLNHEYWGCGFATEAAHAMLIFAFKELSLHRVYATCRPKNIGSSRVLEKIGMKKEAHLREHLFFKGQWHDSLLYAILHSELKNGN; from the coding sequence GTGAATTTGGTGACCAAGCGTCTGATTTTGCGTGAATTTCAACTAGACGACTTTGACTCCGTTCATAAATACGCATCTGACCCAGAGGTGTGTAGATACTCTGACTGGGGACCAAATACCAGCGAAGACACACGAAAGTTCATGAAAGATGTAGTCATTGAACAATCTAGAAACCCAAGAAATCAGTTTACGCTTGCGATTATACTGAAGGATTCTAGTGAGGTGATTGGTGCATGCAGTTTAACGAGAATCGAGCCGTATCAAGGAGAAATTGGGTATAGCCTGAACCATGAATACTGGGGTTGTGGATTTGCTACTGAAGCTGCCCATGCAATGCTTATTTTCGCATTTAAAGAACTAAGCTTACACCGTGTTTATGCAACTTGTAGACCAAAGAACATTGGCTCATCGCGAGTTCTAGAAAAAATAGGTATGAAAAAGGAAGCTCATCTACGAGAACATTTATTTTTCAAAGGACAGTGGCATGATTCACTTTTGTACGCCATTTTGCATTCCGAACTAAAGAATGGAAATTAA